GATCTGCAACGCTTATAGACAAATCGACAACTCGGTCTTGGGGCAGTTGCTACTTTTGGACAGGGCGCATGATCTTGCGGACTTTTACACAAAGCACAGTCTGGCTGGATTTGTAGAAAACAACAGTTCTGGTGGAATTCTAGTGTGTCATAAGGCAAAATCAACCGTTGATGCTCTGTTCAGGTCTACATTCCAAACAATCGACATCAAGGGCCAGATATAGTTTATTCGAGTTCCGGCCCCAATCCCATCATTGCAAAATTCAGGCTGTCCTGACCCTCTGCAAAACTCATGtacaattttattttgtcgATGACTTCTTTTGAGTCTAAGACGTCAGAATTGGAATCGCACCTTCCCATATCGACAGGTCCGATTCTTCGTCCATCCAACTCATAGATATGACCATTTCTCCCCTTGGTGAAGCAAATAAAGTGCAAATTGACATCCTCCTCTGCATCAGGTGCTGGGGTTTGTCCCTGCTGACTGTATTCGCTGTAAGCGGAGAGAAATAGGTTTGATATGAGATGTGTTTTTCGAGCAAAGTTATTGTAGTTTGTGCACCTTTGTAGTGACCTAACGTCATTAATGAAATTCCATATCTTCGACCTGTCCACGATTAGACCCTCGGGCAAATTGCAAACTGCGTGTAGCAATCCGTATAGTCCACATCCATTCTTAAGGAGTTGCTTAAACcacaaaatattttggatatCGCTGCCATCAGCATGTTGCCGTTTGTCCTCAGACTCCCTGTACTGTTCGTATGCATCCGTAACAGGAAATAGTAAGATGATTGCATTGAGTGGCCGGGGAAGAACCGCTAATAGATCAGGTTCTGTAATTGAGTAAATATCGCAAAAGGCAAGAAGTGGGGAGAGTCCAAGCTTCCTCGAAAACTCGGTGAATATTCTAGGATCCGACTCTAGGGGAACCACAGCTCCAAAGTCTGCATTACCAGCCATTTTTGGATATGTAAAATGTTAAGTTACTGTACCATATTCAAACCATGACAGAGTGCATGCATGTACTTCTCTTATCTTGGCATAATTacatttttctgttttttgtattttttttttttttttttttttgtattttttgtcCTCGGGCAGTGCAACGATAAGAAAGccatgaaaaataaatttgcgGAGATTATCGGTTTATTGCGTATCCATAATTAAATACATACCCACAATTACTTACACATCTACCTCTGTAGATCAACTATACAGACCTTCTGAGTCTTGGGCCCACCGTAAACAATCCCCCACTTGGTTCCCCTGGCTGCCTCTTTGGCCAAAGCATTGTAGATGTTGCTGACAAAAGATCGAGGAGTAGCACTGGAAACACCTCcaactcttcttttccattcttCAGGTTGGTCTAGCGAAGTTATCGAGATCATATCTAACACTTCTTCCCTCGCCTCTATGGTAAATATAGGGGCATCTCCAAGGATCGAAAGCAGGCCACCGGTTGCCTTTAGAGCATCTTCAACAATGACCCATTTCTCTTTACGGTTGCTCTTTTTATTGGCATTTGTAGCATGATTGGCCACCACGATCACTTTCTGGTTAGGGTTTCTGATATTTTCGGAGCTGTCCTTATGCTCAGTACCGTCAGGAATCTGCTCATCCGACTCATTCGAGGCCTCAGTGTCGGCAAGTCCGGTAGTTTCACTTTTaattatcttcatcaaacCTTTCAAATCAACATCGAAATCCCGAGAAGCATCCAAGTTCTTCAATCTGAGTGGCTTATACTTGGATGAGCCACTGCGACCTTGTCTGAGCAACAACTGCAGCGTTGTTTGGGCCTTCACGATTAGCAAATACTTCACGTTGCATTTCACAGCCTCTGCCATCATATCGTCAGTGGTAAGGCAGTTCTTGGTGACATCGGCACTAATGCCATAAGACCACATGTAGTTCAACAGGTAAGGTATGACCTCTTTCAAGGCAGCAACAGAAAACGTTCCAATAAGAATCTTACACTCACGTGGGTTCCATGCGAGCCTCAGCTGTTTGTCCAagtgcttcttcttctttcctctGTGGTGCCTTATGGCACTGATGTACTTCTTCATCGAATTGTAAAAGAAGTCCCAAGCCAAACGCATTCCTACAGCAGTTGGTAACGTGCGTGGAGACTTGTTGCGGGCCAATGAGCCAATCAAATGCGTGTATCTTCCACCGGCACAAAGTATTGATCTTGCCTTATCCTCGTAGATTGCCGTGAACATTAATCCACCGCGATAAAACGACGCATTATATCCGCTGAATGGACAAACCTCAATCGCTAGATCGATCTGGAAAAGCTTCAAGTACCTCACAACCCTCGCAATATAGTTTAAGGCGCTGTCAATTCTGCTTAGCAACGGGCTGTCCAGCATGAGCTTGTGTATTTTCGCACGCACTACGTCAAGTGGTGAGCAGAACTGAAACTGGACTAACTCATTCAACACGGTCGACGGTATGTTCAACTCCTCCTTTAATGTGGATGTAGCATCCTTCATGGTTCGGCTGTAGCCCACTTCAGATAGAATACGTGCCACCATAAGCTTTTGTGCCCCTTCAATTCCACAATGCTCAAGTATGGTTTCCATGAGATTGCAGTGGTTGAGGATTATCTTCACGTTGCACTTTCTGATGAACGGGAAGATGCACACGATCTCATCTATGGCCTTTATGCACTCAGCATCCGAAAACGGAATGTACTCGGGTGCATCGGTTGAATGATTCACGATGTCAAAGTCCGCCTCTCTGAACTTGATCGGACCCGAGCCTTCATCGTTTGCTCTGGAGCGATAAACATACTCAATTCGAAACATCTTATGGACTTCAAGCTTTCTCCTTCCAAGCAATCTTGCCATTGGAAGAGTGAGATCGTACGGAAGCTGCAAAACAGAGCCTGCTCTATCCAAAACATCGTACACCTGGTAGCTTTCGTCGTAAAGTGGCGTCTTGGGGAAAAGAATCGAGTTGTTATCGTAGAACTTCACGGCCCCATGCGTTTCAAACACCTTGGAGATCTGCTTTTCAATCGTGCTGTGAAGCAAGTACTCCGTCACATCCGAGTTTGTATCCTGTGTATAATCGCCAAAAAGCAAGTCACGTGCAAAACTGTACGGCTGTGAAAAGAGGATGTTTCTAGCCTGGTGATGCCAGGACGAGGAAGGATCCACTAATGCATTCAAAGCCTCCTTCATGAGATCATCCTGCTGCTGAACACGGATCAATCCACTTTGCAGCAACTGCTTTGCCGATGGTCTTTTCTCCTGGTTGTGATTTAGCAACATCCTTatgattttcttctcagTGGCCAAGCGCTTGGAGTCAAAATCAACTGGAAAGACGATTTCAGGGGTCCTTAGATTCTTGATCGCATTGTACCGCTCCATTGACGTCTTGAGCTTATACACCATCTCGAAAAAGATGATACCAAGCGAGTATAGATCCACCTTCTCGTTGTATGTACCGCTTCCATTCAAAACCTCCGTTGCAATATAAAGCGTGGTTCCTATGTTTGAAGTTAAATCCTCATTGGATCTATCAGCCTCCGGGACTTTAGCAGCAGTTGCCGTGTTGTGCATATTTTTGGCCAAGCCAAAGTCACCAACCTTAACATTGTTGCTGCGGTcgatgaaaatattcattgGCTTCAAGTCCCTGTGAATAATTCCCTGTGCATGAATATGGCTTAGTGCCTCGAGGATTTGCCGTAGGATTCTCCAGTAATTATCGGGATCATCCGGAAGTCCCTGCTGTATGAGATCAAAGAGCGTGCGGTTCTCACAGTACTCCATTTGGATAAATAGAACActtctcttctttgttCGCCTTGGCTGGATAATGGTCCTGTTGCTTTTCTCCCTTGCACCAATAGTGTATCCTGCAGAGTCGTCGCTTTGTGAACCAAAGGTAAACGGGTCCTCACTAGACTCCTCTGTTTCTGAAGTTGTAGCAATGTCCTGACTTGAGCTGCCAGAGTACTCAGTACTGCTATCATTCTGATCCTCCTCCTCACCTTCATTGTGACTTTTCCCattctcatcctcattcTCATCCTCACTGGTATCGGAAAAGTCAAAATTCAACTCCGGGTTCATCGAGCTCGAGATGAAGTCCGTGAAACTTTGACTGTTTGTGTTCGTGTTAGCATTTGGCCTTGCGGGAGGAACAAGAGACGGAGTTGTGTCCTCATCATCGACACTATCGGTATCCACACTTTCGTACTCATCGGTGTCCTCATCGAAACTCTCGATTGCATTCTCGTTGTCTGCATCATACGCATAGTCGTCCTCTAACCATGCCGCATAGTACCGGACCACATACTGGTGGTTAAGGCGTGCCAAAAGCATCACCTCATTCATAATCTTGGCCAACTTGTCCTCCGTGTGGCGGATCTTCTTGATCGCATAAAACCGGCCATCCAACTTGTTTCGAGCCTTCACCACCTCCCCAAAACCACCTTTTCCTAGTATGCCAACTTCATCAAAGTCCTGTGCATAACGTGAAGTTGTTTTTCGTTCAGATGCAAAGTTGGAAGCACCAAACGAGTCTCGTTTATATCGTACCACTGGTTTCCGTTGAGCCGGAATCATGATCACAGGCTCATTCGAGATATCCGAGAATCCAGAGACACTTTTGGCTCCCGAGTCTCGCACAACACCCATCGAAAGCTCGCGTGAAGAGCCTATACTGCCCCTATTAGCATCAGCATTGTCATAAGATGTGTCACGGAGTCCAGCGAGAGGGGATACATCCAGATTGAGACGAAGAAACTTCGCCGGAAGTAGTTCTAACGGATCTGGTCTCTTCCTCAGCTTCACCTGGAAAATATTCTCTAAAAAGCTGCGAAGACTATCGTCCAAGTTGACGCAGTCGACAAGAAAATCAGACGGATTGCCAAACTGGTATATCACATCGGCACCCAGTACCGTCTGCAAAAATGCAACTCCAATATCCCAGACGTCTGTTTTCCGCTGGGGCTTTAAGAACCTCGACGGAACTTTCGGGTCTATTCTTTCCGGTGCAGTCCAACCATTTGTTCCAAACGGAATCAGatcctcatcatcgtcaATTCCAACATCAAAAGCGTCTTTCGTCTCGTCGTTCGGATACATGTGGAGCATATTCAGCAGAGTGTATCCGTAAAAAGTGGATGAGAGCTTTGGTGTGGATGTCCTCATCCCCCATGCTCAGCCATCAATATAGAGTCCAAGGTGATGCATCTGTGCATAAGACCATTCTTGTGCAAGTATTCCAGACTCTCAAGAAGCTGGATGGCCCACTCCCGGGCAGTGTTAATGTTAACAAATGCCACCGTCGAAAGAAGTGACCCTAACGATTGGCAGTAGCCACTAAGAATCCGTATTTTCCAGATGGTCATGTCCGCATCCTTTGCCACAATCTTCTTCGACACCTTTCTAGAGGATGAGTTTCTCATCGTGATATTTCCCTCTGGGTTCACCTGCAACTTCTCAATGCTAAATGCGTATACCTGGTCGATATTCTCGTGCTTCAACCTCATTACTGCCTGCAACTCCTTCTCTAATGTAAGCATCATCTTTTTGCCATGCGAGGTGTTCCAGAATGGGTTTGTTAGCTCCACCTCAGTCAACAGATACTCCATATTCTTCCTTAGGTCATGCCCAGCATGGCCATGTGCCCTATTGGAGACCTTTCGCTTAAGTTCTGCCGACCGGAGAAGTTTATCCGACGCCGACCCCTTCCTTACGTACGGCCTCACAATGAACTGCTTGGAAATCGCCTTCAAAAGACCCGTCGGCTGGATTGGAACAAACCCGGTCACTGTTCTAAACTGAAATTGTACATACTGCATTTCCACTCTGATCGGTTTATCGAATATGTAGTAGTACGACCCGGCACTTTGAAGCTCCTCCTGTGTGGGGACAAGCGATTCATCGTCTGTCGTAATTGTGGAGCTTTCTTTAACTGATTGGTCGGAAGAGCCCGGTCTTCCCtcattatttcttcttttcagctCTCTTTCAACCATATGATCGAGCATTTCCTGTTCTTTGGCCCTTTCCTGTTCAAATTCCTGCTCTTCTCTCTTCTGCTTCTGTTCCAGCCTCCGTTTTTCCAACTCAAGCCGATTCACGCGCTCCTCCTCCAAAGACTCTGTCCTGGCACTTTCCTGTATTTCATCTATGTACTCTTGAATTGTCGAAGTTATAGAATATATTGCCGGCTGCCCCTTTTCGTCCTTCAATATCTGATTACATTGCCGCTTTATGCTGTCCATCTGCGAGCCCATGATGTTCTTGGGCTCTTTAAACTTAATGATAGGTGCTGATTGAGGATATGTTGCGGTAAATTCTACACTTACTAGCAATGATAACACCGGCTCTTTTTCACTGTCGGATGAAAGTGTGATCTCAAACTTCGGATGAGGCTTCTGGTTCCATGCAGATGTCTTCGGAGTCAAATCAACCAAGATATCTGGATAAATTGCCTTAAGTGCATGAAACTCATCCATCTGATCTCTGTAATATTGTTCTAACTGATCCATCCTTTAAAttcaattctttcttttttccttcttttcaatttaCTCCAGTTCAGTTTCCACCATCTCTTATCTGGATATAGTAACGAGAGAAATTTCTGTGCGTAAAAACTTCTAAACTCTACTCAACAACTAATCCTGTGATTATCGGGCTATTATTTCCAACCTCCAGGATTGACGGTGATCGCGCTATCGAGCTTTTTATTACTTATTCGTATTGTtactacttttttcttt
The sequence above is a segment of the Brettanomyces bruxellensis chromosome 6, complete sequence genome. Coding sequences within it:
- a CDS encoding uncharacterized protein (MEROPS:MER0000841); this encodes MAGNADFGAVVPLESDPRIFTEFSRKLGLSPLLAFCDIYSITEPDLLAVLPRPLNAIILLFPVTDAYEQYRESEDKRQHADGSDIQNILWFKQLLKNGCGLYGLLHAVCNLPEGLIVDRSKIWNFINDVRSLQRCTNYNNFARKTHLISNLFLSAYSEYSQQGQTPAPDAEEDVNLHFICFTKGRNGHIYELDGRRIGPVDMGRCDSNSDVLDSKEVIDKIKLYMSFAEGQDSLNFAMMGLGPELE